A segment of the Mangrovimonas sp. YM274 genome:
CTTTGACTTGGTTGGACATATAAGCAATGAGTCGCGTGTTTTCATCATCCGGATGCGCTGCCACGTATAAAACCGATCCAAGGAAGTTAAGTTTTTTGATGGATTCGTAAATTTCGGAGGCATTGGGTTTTTGGGGTTGTTGGGCATAGAGGCCAACGCAAGTAGTTACAGATATAAAAAATGCAAGTATTTGTTTTTTCATAGTTTGTTTTAATTGCCCCTAAATATAAAAATAAAACCAGCCCTAGGACTGGTTTTAATGTTTCTTTAACGGTTTGTGTAATGCCACCATCGTAGCGCTGTGTTATGCATTAATATTGTAGAAGAAAACATACTTTGACGTTTTTGAGGTTTTTTTGAAGAGGAATAAGAGGTAATACATGAATGGTTCTTAGTAGTGACTATTTTTGTAATTTTAATAATTTAATTAGGTTTTCAAAGCCCCTCCATTGACAACTTTCATCATTTATAAAGAAAAATTCTAACTCGTGTTGGTTTACAATTTCATATTTGTCAATTGTACTACAGCCGCTTACGTGATTACTTCTTAATTCAATCTCGAATTCTCTTAAGATTGCTATTTGGGAATCATTCATACGGTATTCATTACCTCCATATTTGGCAATTAAGTTGTCTGAATTTTTAATGATTTCTATTTCGTTGGAATCACGATGCTTAAAGCAGCCTTGAGATTCAAATGAATAGTATAAATTATGTCCGTCTTTTAATTCGTCAAGCATTAATACATTTTTGTTGGAGGAATAGTCAAAATAGTCAAAGCAAAGAGAAATGTTTTTTACAATAGTATCAGATACTGTAAATTCGACTGTATTTTTTTGATTAAATATAGTCGTGTATTCAATATAGTAGCTTCCATATTCTAGATTATGAAATTTTACTCTTTTTTGGAGAGGAATTATAATAGAACTATCTTGATGTAATTTAAATAGTTTCCATTTGGGCTTCAATCTTTTTACTTCATTATTGTATTTACAATAACCAAACGATATTTTAATTTTTCCAACACCTATCTCCTTGATAGGTGTTTTCTTTTGTGTATCTTCTTTTAAGTTTGGCAAAAAGAAGAAAAGAACTAATGTGATTGATAAAACAAAAGCTGTAAATATTGTAATTTTATTCATTTCTTATTAAACGGATTTTATTATGCCAAAGCTATATCACAACCACTTCTTTCTTTTAAAATAAACTACCATGGCAAAAAACACGGCAACCATTACAATCCAAACAATATAATAGCCGTATTTAAGATGGAGTTCAGGCATATGGTCGAAATTCATGCCATAAATTCCAGCGATGAAGGTAAGGGGAATAAAAATGGTAGCGATAATGGTTAGGACTTTCATGACTTCGTTCATGCGATTGCTGATAGTGGTCATGTACATGTCCATTAAACTCCAAATCATCTCTCTGAAAATATCGATGTTGTCAGAGAGCTGGATGACGTGGTCATAGATGTCTCTGTAAAATTGAATTGATTTTTTGTCTATAAGAGAACTTTCGCTCTTTTCAATTCGACTAATGATTTCCCTTAAAGGAAAAATAGCACGCCTCACCTTTAGCAATTCCTTTTTTAGCATCAGTATTTGAATGCTCATGTTGTCTGTCATGCTGCCTTCAAATATGGATTCTTCAATGTCTTCAATTTTATTACCTAGCATTTCACTTACCACATAATAATGGTCCACAATGGCATCTACCAAAGCGTATAAAAGATAATCAGACCCCATACTTCTAATGCGACCCTTGCCTGCACGAATACGCTCCCTTACGTTATCAAAAACATCACCTTCGGCCTCTTGAAAAGTAAGTACATAACGGTCTCCCATGACTAAACTTACTTGTTCAATAATCACATTTTCGTTAGCATCTAGATGTAACATCTTTAGGGAAATAAAGATATAGTCGTCATATTCGTCAATTTTGGGACGTTGTGAAGTGTTGACAATATCTTCAAGAATTAATGGATGGAGACCATAATGATCACCGGCTTTTTCAATAGCTTCAATGTGATTGAGGCCATTAATGTTCACCCAAGTAATGGATTCGGTGGTTTTGTAACCGAAGACATCTTCAATGTTTTTGAGTTCCTTTTCAGTTACCCCTTCAGGGTTGTAATCGAAAGATTCAATAAAAAGCTGTTGGCTGTTTTTTTCCCCAGTGTAGATAAGCGTTCCAGGGGCTTTGCCTATATGTTTTTTATATTTTGCGGTTCTTTTTTTTCCCATCTATAAAAAGTTGACTTTATAAATATAGCTAATATTTATAAAGCATCGTGTCCATCATCGATAGCATCTTTTTTGATAAGTGTTACGGGTTTTTGAAGAATGAGATTATTGGGATAGGTGATAAGGTCGCCGTTATCCAAACGTAAGTGCAATTGAAAAGCTCTAATGTCTTCAATAATGGCTTCAATAGGGAAATCCTTATCGTGAATTTGAATTTTGTCCCCTACTTTATAAGGGAATGAGAAAAACATGATCACTCCAGAGGTAATGTTGCTTAAAATGGACCAAATGGCAAACAACCCAATCCCAATTACTGCGAATACCGATGAAAACACTAGGGCCATGTCTTCAAACTTAACCCCGAAAATAAAGGCGCCAAAAAGCAAACTTATCAATACCAAAGTTACCGTTGTATACCTGTTGATAAGGTGGATTCTAGCTTCGTTAATTCCACTATTTCGGCCAATTTTGGTAATGGCTGTTTTTAAGATGGCTCTTATGATTAGAAGAATGATAAGGAGGATAAAAGCCTTAATTAACTTGTCTTGATAAGCTTCAAAAAACATAGTGGATACAATGAAATTCTTTAAACAAAGATAGCTGAGAAATTGGAATAAAAAACAGAAAAAGAATACCGATTTTTAATCAATCAAACCAAGTAGCGTTTTGTAAACAAGGTGGGTTGGGAGGCCTACAACATTAAAATAAGAGCCTTCAATTTTGGTAATGCCAATTTGCCCAATCCATTCTTGGATGCCGTAAGCTCCAGCTTTATCAAAAGGTTGGCAGGTGTTGATGTAGTAATTGATTTCTTCGGCTGTAAGGTCTTTAAAGGTCACCTTGGTAATGGCATTTACCGTTTTTTCAATGGAGGTGGTTGTAAAACATACCGAGGTAATGACTTCGTGGGTCTTCCCGCTCATGGAGCTTAACATTTGGAAGGCCTCTTGCTTAGTTTTGGGCTTGCCCAATGCTTCATTGTTGTGCCAAACAATGGTGTCGCTGGTAATGAGAATGGTATTTTCTTTAAGTTCCTCCTTAAAAGGGATGGCTTTTAGCTGAGCCAAATAATCACTGATCTCGAAATGTCTCAGCCTATTGGGATATTCTTCTTCAACAGGTTTTAGGACGATTTCAAAATCTAATCCAAGGTCTTTGAAAAACTGTTGCCTTCTGGGAGAACCAGAAGCTAGGACAATGTGGTAGGATTTTAGTTGGTCGTTCAGCATTAATCTAAAAGACTGTATTTATAAACAATCAAGGATAACATTCCTAGTAGCATGACCAATTTAATCATATTGCTAATAAAATGAAATTCTTTTTTGCTTTCGGCCATAAAGATTTTGATGGATATGTAAAGCATTGGAGCAATGATAGCCCCAAGAAAATAGACGACAGCCACCATATTTCCGTACAAATAGTTGATTAAATAATAAATGGCGCCTCCTAGGGGAATGAAGGAAACGGCAAAGACAATTTTCTTGGCGCGTTCACGGCCAATAGCAATGGGCAAAGTATTCATTCCAGCTTTGTAATCGCCATCAATGTCCTCGATGTCTTTGATCATTTCACGCAATAAATTTAAAATGAAAGCGAAAAGGGCATAATCCCATAAAATGGTGAAAAATGTCAATTGCGTTTCTTGGTTGGCGGGTGTAATAGCGGGAATGAGTTCAAATAACCCAACAATTATGAGGCTTAAAGCTACCATAGCCGAAATAACCAGATTTCCAACCAAGGGCATGGGTTTTAAATAGGATGCATACACATACAGTAATCCCGAAACAATAATGAAGGTTGCAAAAAAGGCACTTTTACCTACCAAGTGTGATAAATAGAATCCAAGACCAACTCCTATGACATTAAAGGCAATAAAAAGGTTGTTGGCCGCTTGTTCCGAAACGGTTTTGCCAACAATAACGTGGTCTGGCTTGTTAATTAAATCGGTTTCCACATCGTAGATGTCATTGATAACATATCCTCCTGCAGCAATGCACAAAGTAGCTAATACCAAAAGTGAAAACCCAAATAAGTTTAAAGTGATGTCTACC
Coding sequences within it:
- a CDS encoding geranylgeranylglycerol-phosphate geranylgeranyltransferase: MEILKLIRWKNLLMIALMQYLIKYAFFEPFGVDITLNLFGFSLLVLATLCIAAGGYVINDIYDVETDLINKPDHVIVGKTVSEQAANNLFIAFNVIGVGLGFYLSHLVGKSAFFATFIIVSGLLYVYASYLKPMPLVGNLVISAMVALSLIIVGLFELIPAITPANQETQLTFFTILWDYALFAFILNLLREMIKDIEDIDGDYKAGMNTLPIAIGRERAKKIVFAVSFIPLGGAIYYLINYLYGNMVAVVYFLGAIIAPMLYISIKIFMAESKKEFHFISNMIKLVMLLGMLSLIVYKYSLLD
- the corA gene encoding magnesium/cobalt transporter CorA: MGKKRTAKYKKHIGKAPGTLIYTGEKNSQQLFIESFDYNPEGVTEKELKNIEDVFGYKTTESITWVNINGLNHIEAIEKAGDHYGLHPLILEDIVNTSQRPKIDEYDDYIFISLKMLHLDANENVIIEQVSLVMGDRYVLTFQEAEGDVFDNVRERIRAGKGRIRSMGSDYLLYALVDAIVDHYYVVSEMLGNKIEDIEESIFEGSMTDNMSIQILMLKKELLKVRRAIFPLREIISRIEKSESSLIDKKSIQFYRDIYDHVIQLSDNIDIFREMIWSLMDMYMTTISNRMNEVMKVLTIIATIFIPLTFIAGIYGMNFDHMPELHLKYGYYIVWIVMVAVFFAMVVYFKRKKWL
- a CDS encoding mechanosensitive ion channel domain-containing protein, with product MFFEAYQDKLIKAFILLIILLIIRAILKTAITKIGRNSGINEARIHLINRYTTVTLVLISLLFGAFIFGVKFEDMALVFSSVFAVIGIGLFAIWSILSNITSGVIMFFSFPYKVGDKIQIHDKDFPIEAIIEDIRAFQLHLRLDNGDLITYPNNLILQKPVTLIKKDAIDDGHDAL
- a CDS encoding Maf-like protein; amino-acid sequence: MLNDQLKSYHIVLASGSPRRQQFFKDLGLDFEIVLKPVEEEYPNRLRHFEISDYLAQLKAIPFKEELKENTILITSDTIVWHNNEALGKPKTKQEAFQMLSSMSGKTHEVITSVCFTTTSIEKTVNAITKVTFKDLTAEEINYYINTCQPFDKAGAYGIQEWIGQIGITKIEGSYFNVVGLPTHLVYKTLLGLID